One window of the Solanum stenotomum isolate F172 chromosome 11, ASM1918654v1, whole genome shotgun sequence genome contains the following:
- the LOC125845379 gene encoding 40S ribosomal protein S17-like, whose protein sequence is MGRVRTKTVKKSSRQVIERYYSKMTLDFHTNKKILEEVAIIPSKRLRNKIAGFSTHLMKRIQKGPVRGISLKLQEEERERRMDFVPDESAIKTDLIEVDKETLDMLSSLGMSDLPGVVKQAAEPQAVAALPTFGRGAGGFGRKY, encoded by the coding sequence ATGGGTCGTGTACGCACCAAGACCGTGAAGAAGTCTTCCAGACAGGTAATTGAGAGGTACTACTCCAAGATGACCTTGGATTTCCACACCAACAAGAAGATATTGGAGGAAGTTGCCATTATTCCTTCAAAGCGTCTGCGCAACAAGATTGCCGGGTTCTCCACCCACCTTATGAAGCGTATTCAGAAGGGACCTGTTAGAGGCATCTCCCTGAAATTGCAAGAGGAGGAACGTGAGAGACGTATGGACTTTGTTCCTGATGAGTCTGCCATTAAGACCGATCTGATTGAGGTCGACAAGGAGACCCTTGACATGCTTTCATCCCTTGGCATGTCTGACCTTCCCGGTGTTGTCAAGCAGGCTGCAGAACCACAAGCAGTAGCAGCTCTCCCAACCTTTGGTCGTGGTGCTGGTGGTTTTGGCAGGAAATACTAA